The Halichoerus grypus chromosome 15, mHalGry1.hap1.1, whole genome shotgun sequence genome includes a window with the following:
- the PAK4 gene encoding serine/threonine-protein kinase PAK 4 isoform X1, with protein sequence MFGKKKKRVEISAPSNFEHRVHTGFDQHEQKFTGLPRQWQSLIEESARRPKPLVDPACITSIQPGAPKTIVRGSKGAKDGALTLLLDEFENMSVTRSNSLRRDSPPPPARARQENGMPAEPASSARGAPEKAGSQGRGAGRSEAGGSSGDRRRVGPEKRPKSSREGSGGPQESSRDKRPLSGPDVGTPQPAGLAGGAKAAAGRPFNTYPRADTDHPARGAQGESHSLAPNGPSAGGLAVPQSSSSRPPARAREPPSPGVLGPHASEPQLAPPARPVAAPAPAGPPAPGPPGPRSPQREPQRVSHEQFRAALQLVVDPGDPRSYLDNFIKIGEGSTGIVCIATVRSSGRLVAVKKMDLRKQQRRELLFNEVVIMRDYQHENVVEMYNSYLVGDELWVVMEFLEGGALTDIVTHTRMNEEQIAAVCLAVLQALSVLHAQGVIHRDIKSDSILLTHDGRVKLSDFGFCAQVSKEVPRRKSLVGTPYWMAPELISRLPYGPEVDIWSLGVMVIEMVDGEPPYFNEPPLKAMKMIRDNLPPRLKNLHKVSPSLKGFLDRLLVRDPAQRATAAELLKHPFLAKAGPPASIVPLMRQNRTR encoded by the exons ATGtttgggaagaagaagaagcGGGTCGAGATCTCCGCGCCCTCCAACTTCGAGCACCGCGTGCACACGGGCTTCGACCAGCACGAGCAGAAGTTCACGGGGCTGCCCCGCCAGTGGCAGAGCCTGATCGAGGAGTCGGCTCGCCGGCCCAAGCCCCTCGTGGACCCCGCCTGCATCACCTCCATCCAGCCTGGGGCCCCCAAG ACCATCGTGAGGGGCAGCAAAGGTGCCAAGGATGGGGCCCTCACGCTGCTGCTCGACGAGTTTGAGAACATGTCGGTGACACGCTCCAACTCCCTGCGGAGAGACAGCCCACCGCCACCTGCCCGTGCCCGCCAGGAAAACGGGATGCCCGCAGAGCCGGCCAGCTCGGCCAGAGGGGCCCCGGAGAAAGCGGGCAGCCAAGGCCGGGGTGCCGGTCGCAGCGAGGCGGGTGGCAGCAGTGGTGACAGGCGGCGGGTGGGGCCAGAGAAGAGGCCCAAGTCTTCCAGGGAGGGCTCAGGGGGACCCCAGGAGTCCTCCCGGGACAAAcgccccctctctgggcctgacgTCGGCACCCCCCAACCCGCTGGTCTGGCCGGTGGGGCCAAAGCGGCAGCTGGTCGGCCCTTTAACACGTACCCGAGGGCCGATACGGACCACCCGGCCCGGGGTGCCCAG GGGGAGTCTCACAGCCTGGCCCCCAATGGGCCATCGGCAGGGGGCCTGGCGGTCCCCCAGTCCTCCTCCTCCCGGCCTCCTGCCCGAGCCCGCGAACCCCCCAGCCCGGGAGTGCTGGGCCCCCATGCCTCTGAGCCCCAGCTGGCTCCTCCAGCCCGCCCCgtcgctgcccccgcccccgccgggcccccggcccccgggccCCCCGGGCCCCGCTCGCCACAGCGGGAGCCGCAGCGAGTGTCGCACGAGCAGTTCCGGGCTGCCTTGCAGCTGGTGGTGGACCCCGGCGACCCTCGCTCCTATCTGGACAACTTCATCAAGATCGGCGAGGGCTCCACGGGCATCGTGTGCATTGCCACGGTGCGCAGCTCGGGCAGGCTGGTGGCCGTCAAGAAGATGGACCTGCGAAAGCAGCAGAGGCGTGAGCTGCTCTTCAACGAG GTGGTGATCATGCGGGACTACCAGCACGAGAACGTGGTGGAGATGTACAACAGCTACCTGGTCGGGGATGAGCTCTGGGTGGTCATGGAGTTCTTGGAGGGCGGCGCCCTCACTGACATCGTCACTCACACCAG GATGAACGAGGAGCAGATTGCCGCCGTGTGCCTGGCCGTGCTGCAGGCCCTGTCCGTGCTCCACGCGCAGGGCGTCATCCACCGCGACATCAAGAGCGACTCCATTCTGCTGACCCATGACGGCAGG GTGAAGCTGTCGGACTTCGGGTTCTGCGCCCAGGTGAGCAAGGAGGTACCACGGAGGAAGTCACTGGTCGGCACGCCCTACTGGATGGCCCCCGAGCTCATCTCTCGCCTCCCCTATGGGCCAGAG GTGGACATCTGGTCTCTGGGGGTGATGGTGATCGAGATGGTGGACGGGGAGCCCCCCTACTTCAACGAGCCACCCCTCAAAGCCATGAAGATGATTCGGGACAACCTGCCACCCCGACTGAAAAACCTGCATAAG GTGTCACCCTCCCTGAAGGGCTTCCTGGACCGCCTGCTGGTGCGTGACCCGGCCCAGCGGGCCACGGCGGCTGAGCTGCTGAAGCACCCGTTCCTGGCCAAAGCGGGCCCGCCCGCCAGCATCGTACCCCTCATGCGCCAGAACCGCACCAGATGA
- the PAK4 gene encoding serine/threonine-protein kinase PAK 4 isoform X2 has product MFGKKKKRVEISAPSNFEHRVHTGFDQHEQKFTGLPRQWQSLIEESARRPKPLVDPACITSIQPGAPKGESHSLAPNGPSAGGLAVPQSSSSRPPARAREPPSPGVLGPHASEPQLAPPARPVAAPAPAGPPAPGPPGPRSPQREPQRVSHEQFRAALQLVVDPGDPRSYLDNFIKIGEGSTGIVCIATVRSSGRLVAVKKMDLRKQQRRELLFNEVVIMRDYQHENVVEMYNSYLVGDELWVVMEFLEGGALTDIVTHTRMNEEQIAAVCLAVLQALSVLHAQGVIHRDIKSDSILLTHDGRVKLSDFGFCAQVSKEVPRRKSLVGTPYWMAPELISRLPYGPEVDIWSLGVMVIEMVDGEPPYFNEPPLKAMKMIRDNLPPRLKNLHKVSPSLKGFLDRLLVRDPAQRATAAELLKHPFLAKAGPPASIVPLMRQNRTR; this is encoded by the exons ATGtttgggaagaagaagaagcGGGTCGAGATCTCCGCGCCCTCCAACTTCGAGCACCGCGTGCACACGGGCTTCGACCAGCACGAGCAGAAGTTCACGGGGCTGCCCCGCCAGTGGCAGAGCCTGATCGAGGAGTCGGCTCGCCGGCCCAAGCCCCTCGTGGACCCCGCCTGCATCACCTCCATCCAGCCTGGGGCCCCCAAG GGGGAGTCTCACAGCCTGGCCCCCAATGGGCCATCGGCAGGGGGCCTGGCGGTCCCCCAGTCCTCCTCCTCCCGGCCTCCTGCCCGAGCCCGCGAACCCCCCAGCCCGGGAGTGCTGGGCCCCCATGCCTCTGAGCCCCAGCTGGCTCCTCCAGCCCGCCCCgtcgctgcccccgcccccgccgggcccccggcccccgggccCCCCGGGCCCCGCTCGCCACAGCGGGAGCCGCAGCGAGTGTCGCACGAGCAGTTCCGGGCTGCCTTGCAGCTGGTGGTGGACCCCGGCGACCCTCGCTCCTATCTGGACAACTTCATCAAGATCGGCGAGGGCTCCACGGGCATCGTGTGCATTGCCACGGTGCGCAGCTCGGGCAGGCTGGTGGCCGTCAAGAAGATGGACCTGCGAAAGCAGCAGAGGCGTGAGCTGCTCTTCAACGAG GTGGTGATCATGCGGGACTACCAGCACGAGAACGTGGTGGAGATGTACAACAGCTACCTGGTCGGGGATGAGCTCTGGGTGGTCATGGAGTTCTTGGAGGGCGGCGCCCTCACTGACATCGTCACTCACACCAG GATGAACGAGGAGCAGATTGCCGCCGTGTGCCTGGCCGTGCTGCAGGCCCTGTCCGTGCTCCACGCGCAGGGCGTCATCCACCGCGACATCAAGAGCGACTCCATTCTGCTGACCCATGACGGCAGG GTGAAGCTGTCGGACTTCGGGTTCTGCGCCCAGGTGAGCAAGGAGGTACCACGGAGGAAGTCACTGGTCGGCACGCCCTACTGGATGGCCCCCGAGCTCATCTCTCGCCTCCCCTATGGGCCAGAG GTGGACATCTGGTCTCTGGGGGTGATGGTGATCGAGATGGTGGACGGGGAGCCCCCCTACTTCAACGAGCCACCCCTCAAAGCCATGAAGATGATTCGGGACAACCTGCCACCCCGACTGAAAAACCTGCATAAG GTGTCACCCTCCCTGAAGGGCTTCCTGGACCGCCTGCTGGTGCGTGACCCGGCCCAGCGGGCCACGGCGGCTGAGCTGCTGAAGCACCCGTTCCTGGCCAAAGCGGGCCCGCCCGCCAGCATCGTACCCCTCATGCGCCAGAACCGCACCAGATGA